From the Paraburkholderia sp. PREW-6R genome, one window contains:
- a CDS encoding enoyl-CoA hydratase — protein sequence MNAEVRSLSLVEVEHGVYGLPGVTRVTMKRPDAFNALSEALLEDLQTALNQIGKSDARVVVIAGAGRAFCAGHDLKEMRAAPSLAYYQSLFNRCTKLMLTIQRLPQPVIARVHGIATAAGCQLVAMCDLAVAADTARFAVSGVNLGLFCATPSVPLSRNLSRKAALEMLLTGDFIDAVHAKQQGLVNRVVPLDALDAEVSRLASSICAKPVEAVRAGKDLFYRQAEMGIEAAYQLAGQTMACNMMDDSALEGVQAFIDKRPPDWKQ from the coding sequence ATGAACGCCGAAGTGCGCAGCCTTTCACTGGTCGAAGTCGAGCATGGCGTGTACGGCCTGCCCGGCGTCACGCGTGTGACGATGAAACGCCCGGACGCATTCAACGCGCTCTCGGAGGCGCTGCTCGAAGATTTGCAGACCGCGCTGAACCAGATCGGGAAGTCGGATGCGCGCGTCGTCGTGATCGCCGGTGCGGGGCGTGCGTTCTGCGCAGGTCACGATCTGAAGGAAATGCGTGCGGCGCCGTCGCTTGCTTACTACCAGTCGTTGTTCAACCGTTGCACGAAGCTGATGCTGACGATCCAGCGCCTGCCCCAGCCCGTGATTGCGCGTGTGCACGGCATCGCGACGGCGGCGGGCTGTCAACTGGTTGCGATGTGCGACCTGGCGGTGGCCGCAGATACCGCACGCTTCGCGGTCTCCGGCGTCAACCTCGGGCTCTTTTGCGCGACGCCGTCGGTGCCGCTCTCGCGCAACCTGTCGCGCAAGGCCGCGCTCGAAATGCTGCTGACGGGCGACTTCATCGACGCCGTACACGCGAAGCAGCAAGGCCTCGTCAATCGCGTGGTTCCGCTGGACGCGTTGGATGCGGAAGTGTCGCGTCTCGCAAGCAGCATCTGCGCAAAGCCGGTCGAAGCCGTGCGCGCGGGCAAAGACCTGTTCTACCGTCAGGCCGAGATGGGCATCGAAGCCGCCTACCAGCTTGCCGGCCAAACCATGGCATGCAACATGATGGACGACTCTGCGCTGGAGGGCGTGCAGGCGTTTATCGACAAGCGTCCGCCGGACTGGAAGCAATAA
- a CDS encoding histone deacetylase family protein, translating to MATGFYTHADCLQHDMGQWHPECPARLHAIEDQLIASRIDSLIERESAPLADDASLLRVHTRAHVDYLRSRSPAEGLAEIDPDTSMNPHTLQAALRAAGAAVAATDAVIEGRYDNAFCSVRPPGHHAEPARAMGFCFFNNVAIAARHALEVHGLERVAVIDFDVHHGNGTEAAFSGDPRVLMCSIFQHPFYPFTGADNQAPNMCNVPMPARSKGMAVREAVDMLWLPRLHEFKPEMLFISAGFDAHREDDLGNMGLVEDDYAWITDQMREIAKRYARGRIVSCLEGGYNLSALGRSVVAHMRSLAGI from the coding sequence ATGGCAACCGGTTTCTATACTCACGCCGACTGTTTGCAGCACGACATGGGGCAGTGGCACCCCGAGTGTCCGGCCCGTCTGCATGCCATCGAAGACCAGCTGATCGCGAGCCGCATCGACTCGCTCATTGAGCGCGAGTCCGCGCCGCTGGCCGACGACGCGTCGTTGTTGCGCGTGCATACGCGGGCACACGTCGACTATCTGCGCAGCCGCTCGCCCGCCGAGGGCCTGGCCGAAATCGACCCCGATACGTCGATGAATCCGCACACCTTGCAAGCGGCGTTACGTGCCGCGGGCGCTGCGGTCGCCGCGACCGACGCGGTGATCGAGGGCCGTTACGACAACGCGTTCTGCAGCGTGCGGCCGCCGGGCCATCACGCGGAACCGGCGCGCGCAATGGGCTTCTGCTTTTTCAATAACGTCGCGATTGCCGCGCGTCATGCGCTTGAAGTGCATGGGCTGGAGCGCGTGGCGGTCATCGACTTCGACGTGCATCACGGCAACGGCACCGAGGCTGCGTTTTCGGGCGACCCGCGCGTTCTGATGTGCAGCATCTTTCAGCATCCGTTTTATCCCTTCACGGGCGCCGATAATCAGGCGCCGAACATGTGCAACGTGCCCATGCCGGCGCGCTCGAAGGGCATGGCGGTGCGCGAGGCGGTGGACATGCTGTGGCTGCCGCGTCTGCATGAATTCAAGCCGGAGATGCTGTTCATCTCGGCCGGTTTCGACGCGCATCGCGAGGATGATCTCGGCAACATGGGACTGGTCGAGGACGACTACGCGTGGATCACGGATCAGATGCGCGAGATCGCGAAGCGCTATGCGCGCGGGCGGATCGTCAGTTGCCTCGAAGGCGGCTACAACCTGTCCGCGCTTGGACGCAGCGTGGTCGCGCATATGCGCTCGCTGGCGGGCATCTGA
- the mltB gene encoding lytic murein transglycosylase B — protein MFMATTPALAQGIGKTPPTLLAQSQPQPSVPQGQTFEEEIIPQRYANNANVDAFINDMVARYDFDESSLHALFAGVSYSATAVKLVTPSPSPSVKNWRVYQSRFLDQVRINAGVRFWRANRDTLQRAYEEFGVPPEMVVGIIGVETIYGRFMGNFRVLDALTTLSFDYPNTPNRADRQATFRKNLEDYLVWTRDSQIDPTTVLGSYTGAIGIPQFLPSSIVQYAVSYDGNKQIDLRTSPADAIGSVANYLRQNGWESGRPVVWKIGSDAGSLGVAQAAADGQPEPHWPLSQLLRAGLLLNQPDVDVAAEAGTPVTVVDLPSPGRGTEFVLGLKNFYVLTRYNRSFFYALAVYQLGQRVKAQLEASDAANAASHATGNTTGNAPDGAASADTAPQ, from the coding sequence ATGTTCATGGCAACCACGCCGGCGCTCGCGCAAGGCATCGGCAAGACACCGCCCACGCTGCTCGCGCAGAGCCAGCCGCAACCCAGCGTGCCGCAAGGGCAGACTTTCGAAGAAGAAATCATTCCGCAGCGCTACGCGAACAATGCGAATGTCGACGCGTTCATCAACGACATGGTCGCGCGCTATGACTTCGACGAGTCTTCATTGCACGCGCTCTTTGCCGGCGTGAGCTATTCGGCGACCGCGGTCAAGCTCGTGACGCCGTCGCCTTCGCCGTCGGTCAAGAACTGGCGCGTGTATCAGTCGCGTTTTCTCGACCAGGTGCGCATCAACGCGGGGGTGCGCTTCTGGCGCGCGAACCGCGATACGCTGCAACGCGCTTATGAGGAGTTCGGCGTGCCGCCCGAGATGGTTGTCGGCATTATTGGCGTAGAGACGATCTACGGGCGCTTCATGGGCAACTTCCGTGTGCTCGACGCGCTGACCACGCTCAGCTTCGACTATCCGAACACACCGAACCGCGCCGATCGCCAGGCGACCTTCCGCAAGAATCTCGAAGACTATCTGGTGTGGACGCGCGATTCGCAGATCGATCCGACCACGGTGCTCGGCTCATACACGGGTGCAATCGGTATCCCGCAGTTCCTGCCGAGCAGCATCGTTCAGTATGCAGTGAGCTACGACGGCAACAAGCAGATCGACTTGCGCACGAGTCCGGCCGATGCAATCGGCAGCGTCGCCAACTATCTGCGTCAGAACGGCTGGGAAAGCGGCCGGCCCGTCGTGTGGAAGATCGGCTCGGACGCGGGCAGCCTGGGCGTCGCGCAAGCGGCGGCCGACGGTCAGCCTGAACCGCATTGGCCGCTGTCTCAATTGCTGCGTGCCGGTTTGCTGCTGAACCAGCCGGACGTGGACGTGGCCGCCGAGGCGGGCACGCCGGTCACGGTGGTCGACCTGCCGTCGCCGGGACGCGGCACCGAGTTCGTGCTGGGCCTGAAGAACTTTTACGTGCTGACACGCTACAACCGCAGCTTCTTCTATGCGCTGGCGGTGTACCAGTTGGGCCAGCGGGTCAAGGCGCAACTGGAGGCGAGCGATGCGGCGAACGCCGCGAGTCATGCAACGGGTAATACAACCGGCAACGCGCCGGACGGCGCGGCGTCGGCAGACACGGCGCCGCAATGA
- the cysM gene encoding cysteine synthase CysM: MAYKTIEDTIGNTPLVQLVRLPDDDIRARNNVILAKLEGNNPAGSVKDRPALSMIKKAEARGRIKPGDTLIESTSGNTGIALAMAAAIRGYKMVLIMPEDLSIERRQSMAAYGAQIILTPVTGGMEYARDLAEQMQREGKGIILDQFANPDNPAAHVEGTGPEIWQATEGRITHFVSSMGTTGTIMGVSAYLKEKNAAIEIIGAQPEEGSRIPGIRKWPEAYLPKIFDRSRVDRVENVSQAAAEAMARRLASVEGIFAGISSGGACEVALRVARQVENATIVFIVCDRGDRYLSTGVFPA; the protein is encoded by the coding sequence ATGGCATACAAAACGATTGAAGACACGATTGGCAATACGCCGCTCGTGCAACTCGTCCGGCTTCCCGACGACGACATCCGCGCTCGCAACAACGTCATCCTGGCAAAGCTCGAGGGAAACAATCCGGCGGGTTCGGTGAAGGACCGCCCGGCGCTGTCGATGATCAAGAAAGCGGAAGCGCGCGGCCGCATCAAGCCGGGCGACACGCTGATCGAATCGACCAGCGGCAACACGGGGATCGCGCTTGCCATGGCGGCGGCGATTCGCGGCTACAAGATGGTCCTGATCATGCCAGAGGACCTGTCGATCGAGCGTCGTCAGAGCATGGCCGCCTATGGCGCGCAGATCATCCTGACACCGGTCACCGGCGGCATGGAGTACGCGCGCGATCTGGCCGAGCAGATGCAGCGCGAAGGCAAGGGCATCATCCTCGACCAGTTTGCGAATCCGGACAATCCGGCGGCGCACGTCGAAGGCACGGGTCCGGAAATCTGGCAGGCCACGGAAGGGCGCATTACGCACTTCGTGTCGTCCATGGGCACGACCGGCACGATCATGGGCGTGTCCGCTTATCTGAAAGAGAAAAACGCAGCCATTGAGATCATTGGCGCGCAGCCTGAAGAGGGTTCGCGTATCCCTGGCATCCGCAAGTGGCCAGAGGCGTATTTGCCGAAAATTTTCGATCGCAGCCGCGTGGATCGCGTCGAGAACGTGAGCCAGGCCGCGGCCGAAGCCATGGCGCGGCGCCTGGCGTCGGTTGAAGGCATCTTTGCCGGCATCTCGTCGGGCGGCGCGTGCGAGGTGGCGCTGCGCGTCGCGCGTCAGGTCGAGAACGCGACCATCGTGTTCATCGTATGCGATCGTGGCGACCGGTATCTGTCGACCGGAGTCTTCCCCGCCTGA
- a CDS encoding helix-hairpin-helix domain-containing protein has translation MFRKILVTAAMLAAFGHAYAAVDVNTANEDALRGIKGIGPAKAKAILDERAAHGPFKDSADLGKRVKGMGGHTVERLQAEGLAVGPAGAAASTQVAAAASTKGTTVSGNAAKSGATVAVKK, from the coding sequence ATGTTTCGAAAAATTCTGGTTACCGCGGCCATGCTCGCCGCTTTCGGCCACGCGTACGCGGCGGTCGACGTCAATACGGCTAACGAAGACGCGCTGCGTGGCATCAAGGGCATCGGTCCTGCCAAGGCGAAAGCCATTCTCGACGAGCGGGCAGCGCATGGCCCATTCAAGGACTCGGCCGACCTCGGCAAGCGCGTCAAGGGCATGGGCGGGCATACCGTCGAGCGCTTGCAGGCGGAGGGTCTCGCTGTCGGTCCGGCTGGCGCGGCTGCTAGCACGCAGGTTGCGGCGGCTGCATCGACCAAAGGCACGACCGTTTCGGGCAATGCCGCGAAGAGCGGCGCCACAGTCGCGGTAAAAAAATAG
- the rfaD gene encoding ADP-glyceromanno-heptose 6-epimerase, which yields MTLIVTGAAGFIGSNLVKALNERGEQRIIAVDNLTRADKFRNLVDCEIDDYLDKTEFVERFKGGDFGKVRAIFHEGACSDTMETDGRYMMDNNFRYSRDVLDVCLAQNIQFLYASSAATYGGSSRFVEEREVEQPLNVYGYSKFLFDQVIRRVLPTARSQIAGFRYFNVYGPRETHKGRMASVAFHNFNQFRAEGKVKLFGEYNGYAAGEQTRDFVSVEDVVKVNLFFFDHPDKSGIFNLGSGRAQPFNDIASTVVNTLRSLNNEPALSLADLVQRGLIEYIPFPDALRGKYQCFTQADQSKLRAAGYEAPFLSVQEGVDRYVRWLFGQV from the coding sequence ATGACCCTCATCGTCACCGGCGCGGCCGGTTTCATCGGCAGCAATCTCGTGAAGGCGCTCAACGAGCGCGGTGAGCAACGCATCATCGCGGTCGACAATCTGACGCGCGCGGACAAGTTCAGGAATCTGGTCGACTGCGAAATCGACGACTATCTCGACAAGACCGAATTCGTCGAACGCTTCAAGGGCGGCGACTTCGGCAAGGTGCGTGCGATTTTCCACGAAGGCGCCTGCTCGGACACGATGGAAACCGACGGCCGCTACATGATGGACAACAACTTCCGCTACAGCCGCGACGTGCTCGACGTGTGCCTCGCGCAGAACATCCAGTTCCTGTATGCGTCGTCGGCGGCAACGTATGGCGGATCGAGCCGTTTCGTCGAAGAGCGCGAAGTCGAGCAACCGCTGAACGTGTATGGCTATTCGAAGTTTCTGTTCGACCAGGTGATCCGGCGCGTACTGCCCACCGCGAGGAGTCAGATTGCGGGCTTCCGCTATTTCAATGTGTACGGCCCGCGTGAAACGCACAAGGGGCGCATGGCGTCCGTGGCGTTCCACAACTTCAACCAGTTCCGCGCCGAAGGCAAGGTAAAACTGTTCGGCGAATACAACGGCTACGCGGCGGGCGAGCAGACGCGCGATTTCGTTTCGGTCGAAGACGTGGTCAAGGTCAACCTGTTCTTCTTCGACCATCCGGACAAGTCGGGCATCTTCAATCTCGGCAGCGGCCGCGCGCAGCCGTTCAACGATATCGCGAGCACCGTGGTCAACACGCTGCGCTCGCTGAACAACGAGCCGGCGTTGTCGCTCGCCGATCTCGTGCAACGCGGACTGATCGAATATATTCCGTTCCCCGACGCGCTGCGCGGCAAGTACCAGTGCTTCACGCAAGCCGATCAGTCGAAGCTGCGCGCGGCCGGTTACGAGGCGCCGTTCCTCAGTGTGCAGGAAGGCGTGGATCGCTACGTACGTTGGCTATTCGGCCAGGTGTAA
- the rfaE1 gene encoding D-glycero-beta-D-manno-heptose-7-phosphate kinase, giving the protein MHNPLNFRPMAPAMPEGAPSQPAPELTLVPRQQLGAARVLVVGDVMLDRYWFGDVNRISPEAPVPVVHVQRQEDRLGGAANVARNAVALGAQAGLLCVVGHDEPGERIVQLLGESGVAPHLERDPDLLTTIKLRVLSRQQQLLRVDFENTPAHEVLLAGLARFDELLPSHDVILMSDYAKGGLTHVTQMIAKAHAAGKPVLVDPKGDDWERYRGATVITPNRAELREVVGQWKSEDDLIARVTRLREELEFKALLLTRSEEGMTLFSDDGILHASAVAREVYDVSGAGDTVIATLAAMLGAGLTLVEAVGLANRAAGIVVGKLGTATVDYDELFH; this is encoded by the coding sequence ATGCACAACCCTCTGAACTTCCGGCCAATGGCCCCGGCCATGCCTGAGGGCGCACCGTCGCAACCGGCACCGGAACTGACGCTCGTGCCGCGCCAGCAACTCGGCGCGGCGCGCGTGCTGGTGGTGGGCGACGTGATGCTGGACCGTTACTGGTTCGGCGACGTGAACCGTATCTCGCCGGAAGCCCCGGTGCCGGTCGTGCATGTGCAGCGTCAGGAAGACCGTCTCGGCGGCGCGGCGAACGTCGCGCGCAATGCGGTGGCGCTCGGCGCCCAGGCGGGCTTGCTCTGCGTGGTCGGTCACGACGAGCCTGGCGAGCGGATCGTGCAATTGCTCGGGGAGAGCGGTGTTGCGCCGCATCTGGAACGCGATCCCGATCTGCTCACCACGATCAAGCTGCGCGTGCTGTCGCGGCAACAACAGCTGCTGCGCGTGGACTTCGAGAACACGCCCGCGCACGAAGTGCTGCTTGCGGGCCTTGCGCGTTTTGACGAACTGCTGCCGTCGCATGACGTGATCCTGATGTCGGACTACGCGAAGGGCGGTCTCACGCACGTCACGCAGATGATCGCGAAGGCGCATGCGGCGGGCAAGCCGGTGCTGGTGGACCCGAAGGGCGACGACTGGGAGCGCTATCGGGGTGCCACGGTCATCACGCCGAACCGCGCCGAGTTGCGCGAAGTGGTGGGGCAGTGGAAATCGGAAGACGATCTGATCGCCCGCGTGACCCGACTGCGCGAAGAACTCGAATTCAAGGCGCTGCTCCTCACGCGCTCCGAAGAAGGCATGACGCTCTTCTCCGACGACGGCATCCTGCACGCGTCGGCGGTTGCACGCGAAGTGTATGATGTCTCGGGTGCCGGCGACACCGTGATCGCCACGCTCGCCGCCATGCTGGGCGCGGGTCTGACGCTGGTCGAGGCGGTCGGGCTCGCGAATCGCGCGGCCGGCATCGTGGTCGGCAAACTCGGCACCGCCACCGTCGATTACGACGAACTCTTTCATTGA
- a CDS encoding UDP-glucose/GDP-mannose dehydrogenase family protein, with protein MKITIIGTGYVGLVTGACLAEIGHDVFCLDVDPRKIEILNNGGVPIHEPGLQEIIKRTRSARRIQFSTDIEASVAHGDVQFIAVGTPPDEDGSADLQYVLEAARNIGRMMNGFKVIVDKSTVPVGTAQRVRAVIDEELAKRGLADNGQYGFSVVSNPEFLKEGAAVDDFMRPDRIVIGIDEDEAGERARELMKRLYAPFNRNHERTLYMDVRSAEFTKYAANAMLATRISFMNEMSNLADRVGADIESVRRGIGSDPRIGYHFLYAGCGYGGSCFPKDVQALIRTASEIGQNLRILEAVEQVNDDQKDVLVQKITARLGDDLRGHTFAVWGLAFKPNTDDMREAPSRRVIAELLRRGASVRAYDPVALTEAQRVFAMDLQDAPDQLARLTFTSTQDETLTGADALVVVTEWKEFKSPDFVYLKSVLKSPLIFDGRNLYEPETMAELGIDYHSIGRPYAQPSELPANGPGHA; from the coding sequence ATGAAAATCACCATTATCGGCACCGGCTATGTCGGCCTCGTCACTGGCGCGTGTCTCGCAGAAATCGGCCACGATGTGTTCTGCCTCGACGTCGATCCGCGCAAGATCGAGATCCTGAACAACGGCGGTGTGCCGATCCACGAGCCGGGCCTGCAGGAAATAATCAAACGCACGCGCTCGGCGCGGCGCATTCAGTTCTCAACGGATATCGAAGCGAGCGTGGCGCACGGCGACGTGCAGTTCATCGCCGTTGGCACGCCGCCCGACGAGGACGGCTCGGCCGACCTGCAATACGTGCTGGAGGCGGCGCGCAATATCGGCCGCATGATGAATGGGTTCAAGGTGATCGTCGACAAGTCGACGGTGCCGGTGGGCACCGCGCAGCGCGTGCGCGCGGTCATCGACGAAGAACTGGCGAAACGCGGGCTTGCGGATAACGGTCAGTACGGCTTTTCTGTCGTGTCGAATCCGGAGTTCCTGAAGGAAGGCGCGGCGGTGGACGACTTCATGCGCCCGGACCGCATCGTGATCGGCATCGACGAGGATGAAGCCGGCGAGCGCGCGCGCGAGCTGATGAAGCGCCTGTACGCGCCGTTCAACCGTAATCACGAGCGCACGCTTTATATGGACGTGCGTTCGGCGGAGTTCACGAAGTACGCCGCGAACGCCATGCTCGCCACGCGCATCTCGTTCATGAACGAGATGTCGAACCTGGCGGATCGCGTCGGCGCGGATATCGAGTCGGTGCGTCGCGGCATTGGCTCGGACCCGCGCATCGGCTATCACTTTCTGTACGCGGGCTGCGGCTATGGCGGTTCGTGCTTCCCGAAAGACGTACAGGCGCTGATTCGTACTGCGAGCGAGATCGGTCAGAACCTGCGCATCCTGGAAGCGGTGGAGCAGGTGAACGACGACCAGAAAGACGTGCTGGTGCAGAAGATCACCGCACGGCTCGGCGACGATCTGCGCGGCCACACGTTCGCCGTCTGGGGTCTCGCGTTCAAACCGAATACCGACGACATGCGCGAGGCGCCGAGCCGTCGCGTGATTGCCGAGTTGCTCAGGCGCGGCGCGAGTGTTCGCGCGTACGATCCGGTTGCGCTGACGGAAGCGCAGCGCGTCTTCGCGATGGATCTGCAGGACGCGCCGGATCAGCTTGCACGTCTCACGTTCACGAGCACTCAGGACGAAACGCTGACCGGCGCCGACGCACTCGTGGTCGTGACCGAGTGGAAGGAATTCAAGAGCCCGGATTTCGTGTACCTGAAATCGGTGCTGAAATCGCCGCTCATTTTCGATGGCCGCAACCTGTATGAACCGGAGACGATGGCCGAACTGGGCATCGACTATCACTCGATTGGACGTCCCTATGCACAACCCTCTGAACTTCCGGCCAATGGCCCCGGCCATGCCTGA
- the lapB gene encoding lipopolysaccharide assembly protein LapB — MDLDFWWLLVIPVAFAFGWMAARYDLKTLLSESANLPRSYFRGLNFLLNEQPDQAIDAFIEVVKLDPETVELHFALGNLFRRRGETDRAIRVHQNLLSRADLPVSERDHALYELGQDFLKAGLLDRAEETFRSLETGDYSLGAQRALLTIYEIEKDWVKSIDTARHLETMGAESLDKEIAQFHCELAQEALQQKNPDEARRQLGFALKANPTNVRATILFGDVDAAGGAQEAAIAHWLRVEEQNPAYLPLVAEKLMKAYEALGRPQDGADLLTSWVDRYPSNDLLDVAYQHVASLRGPDAAHALARSQMQKAPNLAGMTRLLEAQQAVAEEPRRSELELMRTLIRQRTKNLPRYTCQNCGFRARLFYWQCPGCSGWETYAPRRVEPIAASN; from the coding sequence ATGGATCTAGATTTCTGGTGGCTGCTCGTCATACCCGTCGCTTTCGCGTTCGGCTGGATGGCTGCGCGTTACGACCTCAAGACGTTGCTGTCGGAAAGCGCGAACCTGCCGCGCTCGTATTTTCGCGGTCTGAATTTTCTGCTCAACGAACAGCCGGATCAGGCGATCGACGCGTTCATCGAAGTCGTCAAACTCGACCCGGAAACCGTGGAGCTGCATTTTGCGCTCGGCAATCTGTTTCGTCGGCGGGGCGAGACAGATCGTGCGATTCGCGTGCATCAGAATCTGCTGAGCCGTGCCGACCTGCCGGTTAGCGAACGCGATCACGCGCTATATGAACTCGGCCAGGATTTCCTCAAGGCCGGCTTGCTCGATCGTGCGGAAGAGACGTTCCGCTCGCTTGAGACGGGCGACTACTCGCTCGGCGCACAGCGTGCGCTGCTTACCATTTATGAGATTGAGAAGGACTGGGTGAAGTCGATCGACACCGCCCGCCATCTCGAAACGATGGGCGCCGAATCGCTCGACAAGGAAATTGCCCAGTTTCATTGCGAACTCGCACAGGAAGCGCTGCAGCAGAAGAATCCGGACGAAGCACGCCGGCAGCTGGGTTTCGCGCTGAAAGCCAATCCGACCAATGTGCGCGCCACGATTCTGTTCGGCGATGTCGACGCGGCCGGCGGCGCGCAGGAAGCGGCGATTGCGCATTGGTTGCGCGTCGAGGAGCAGAATCCGGCTTATTTGCCGCTTGTGGCGGAAAAGCTGATGAAGGCCTATGAAGCGCTCGGCCGTCCGCAAGACGGCGCCGACCTGCTTACCTCGTGGGTCGACCGCTATCCGTCGAATGATTTGCTCGACGTCGCGTACCAGCACGTTGCGTCGTTGCGTGGTCCGGATGCGGCGCACGCGCTGGCGCGCTCGCAGATGCAGAAAGCGCCCAACCTCGCCGGCATGACGCGGCTGCTCGAAGCGCAGCAAGCCGTCGCCGAAGAGCCGCGCCGCAGCGAACTGGAGCTGATGCGCACGCTGATCCGTCAGCGTACGAAGAATCTGCCGCGCTATACGTGCCAGAATTGCGGTTTCAGGGCGCGGCTCTTTTACTGGCAATGCCCCGGCTGCAGCGGTTGGGAAACCTATGCGCCGCGTCGCGTCGAACCGATCGCGGCGTCGAACTGA
- a CDS encoding LapA family protein, giving the protein MKFIVWLIRVLVFVLLLVLALSNTQPATLNFLAGYAWSAPLILIGLAFFVVGLLAGLVSSLPAMVRLRMENGRLKRELRVAREAPVVVEQPPMPPLI; this is encoded by the coding sequence ATGAAATTTATCGTCTGGCTGATCCGTGTGCTGGTGTTCGTGCTGCTGCTGGTGCTCGCGCTCTCCAATACACAACCCGCTACGCTGAATTTCCTCGCAGGCTATGCATGGTCGGCGCCTCTGATTCTGATCGGCCTCGCGTTCTTCGTCGTGGGGTTGCTGGCGGGGCTAGTGTCGTCGTTGCCGGCAATGGTGCGCCTGCGCATGGAGAATGGGCGGCTCAAGCGCGAGTTGCGTGTTGCGCGCGAAGCGCCGGTTGTCGTCGAACAGCCGCCCATGCCGCCATTGATCTGA
- a CDS encoding integration host factor subunit beta: MTKSELVAQLATRFPQLVLKDADFAVKTMLDAMSEALANGHRIEIRGFGSFGLNRRPSRVGRNPKSGEKVLVPEKYVPHFKPGKELRERVDRRSGEPLKAEEPDDDDL; this comes from the coding sequence ATGACCAAATCGGAATTGGTCGCCCAGCTGGCTACGCGATTTCCGCAACTTGTTCTTAAAGATGCGGATTTCGCGGTGAAGACGATGCTTGATGCGATGTCGGAGGCACTTGCCAACGGTCATCGCATCGAAATTCGCGGCTTCGGCAGCTTCGGCCTCAACCGCCGTCCCTCCCGCGTCGGGCGCAATCCGAAGTCGGGCGAGAAGGTGCTGGTACCCGAGAAGTATGTACCGCACTTCAAGCCGGGCAAGGAATTGCGTGAGCGGGTCGACCGGCGTTCGGGCGAACCGCTGAAAGCCGAAGAGCCGGATGACGACGACCTGTAA